A part of Halictus rubicundus isolate RS-2024b chromosome 4, iyHalRubi1_principal, whole genome shotgun sequence genomic DNA contains:
- the LOC143353728 gene encoding uncharacterized protein LOC143353728, whose protein sequence is MFATLKNKIREEIGSDVSTVVRNAGNVRGINSRHMSQAGSTSSISGSQISLDGSREENAASPSPPISLKRDNSFDIKLSDGMQLSAKDIKKFETREEEWRKRLAKKEVEMLKRMEKKEEEWKVRLFEKEKEWKKLVEKQEKEKSKLEEDLQNVERIKQSLELALKDAEEYKKKLYSFQEDAEQLEDLQTQELAKVKHLLLVKEQEVDEKTQHLKTATTEIDSLKSEVSRLRRYEDELNNVQDEMETLRHSTQRERTQLSCQLAQTEEEVRHLKDKVFVLEQRVALGTNDQVTVDERIADLMRERALLERKLEEAHLHLSDIKTSWSGKISSLETQVGRLSRQAGEEGLERRRVEEESDKLRQRIKQLEAEIEVNNVVMATKDAKLLRMAEDIDEMATELKELRASVDDEVEEFKRQIESSTKEIAELKQDLEEAKAKLSSTISEAAHLRLSLEGERTNNSSLHLEVARLREDLESERTSLATLRVCLEKERGEKDSALLRNAQVSQDIEIVRQENRRHEVENTDLQNKVESLEHKLQSKTKEMAEAMTKLEDTKQRMSELEEGEQHREKMERNEKVLKSSLMDLEEQLNEKTKTIKVLQQRLADMKKTLQRELRVPSSSLDSDVEPSAAILKPSSSKTVTARHSNARDDDVNFKYLKHVLIKFLTSREYEALHLTRAVATLLHFSPEEERLLQETLEWKMSWFGTRPNLGFGQTAKAIPPS, encoded by the exons ATGTttgcaacactaaaaaataaaatacgagaGGAAATCGGGAGTGATGTGTCAACAGTTGTTAGAAATGCCGGCAACGTGCGCGGTATTAATTCTAGACATATGTCTCAG gCAGGATCTACAAGTAGTATTAGTGGATCTCAAATCTCATTGGATGGCTCACGCGAAGAAAATGCAGCATCACCTTCTCCACCAATTTCTTTAAAGAGGGATAATAGTTTTGACATTAAGTTAAGTGATGGTATGCAACTATCTGCGAAAGACATTAAAAAGTTTGAAACAAGAGAAGAGGAATGGCGAAAAAGATTAGCCAAGAAAGAGGTAGAGATGTTAAAACGgatggaaaagaaagaagaagaatggaAAGTAAGACtgttcgaaaaagaaaaagaatggaaaaaattagttgagaaacaagagaaagaaaaaagtaaaTTGGAGGAAGACTTACAAAATGTAGAGCGCATAAAACAATCGTTGGAATTGGCACTGAAAGATGCCGAAG aatataaaaagaaattgtacaGTTTTCAAGAAGATGCAGAACAATTAGAAGACTTGCAGACACAAGAATTGGCTAAAGTTAAACATTTG TTACTAGTTAAGGAGCAAGAAGTCGATGAAAAGACACAACATTTGAAGACAGCCACTACAGAAATTGATAGCTTGAAGTCTGAGGTGTCACGTCTAAGGAGATACGAAGATGAACTCAACAATGTACAG GATGAAATGGAGACATTACGACATTCTACACAGCGAGAAAGAACTCAGCTTTCCTGTCAATTAGCGCAAACCGAGGAAGAAGTGCGTCACTTAAAGGATAAAGTTTTCGTGTTAGAACAAAGAGTTGCTTTAGGAACTAATGATCAAGTGACAGTGGATGAGAGAATAGCTGATCTTATGAGAGAACGAGCATTGTTAGAAAGAAAATTAGAGGAGGCACATCTTCATTTATCTGATATAAAGACTAGTTGGTCAGGGAAAATATCCAGTTTGGAAACACAAGTTGGAAGACTTAGCAGACAAGCTGGCGAGGAGGGGCTAGAAAGAAGACGAGTGGAAGAGGAAAGTGATAAACTCAGACAGAGGATCAAGCAACTAGAAGCTGAAATAGAGGTGAACAATGTTGTAATGGCAACGAAAGACGCCAAGCTTTTGCGCATGGCAGAGGACATCGACGAGATGGCCACGGAACTAAAAGAGCTCCGGGCCAGCGTCGATGATGAGGTGGAAGAGTTTAAGCGACAAATT GAATCTTCAACGAAGGAGATTGCCGAACTGAAGCAGGATTTGGAGGAAGCAAAAGCAAAGCTTTCATCAACCATCTCTGAAGCGGCGCATCTTCGTTTATCATTGGAAGGAGAACGAACAAATAATTCTTCTTTGCATTTAGAAGTAGCACGTTTAAGAGAAGATTTAGAATCTGAACGAACATCGTTAGCTACACTCAGGGTGTGtctagaaaaagaaagaggagaaAAGGACTCTGCATTGCTGAGAAACGCGCAGGTTTCTCAAGATATTGAAATTGTGAGGCAAGAAAACCGACGACACGAAGTTGAAAATACAGATCTGCAAAACAAAGTTGAAAGTCTAGAGCACAAATTACAAAGTAAAACGAAGGAAATGGCGGAAGCAATGACAAAACTAGAAGATACGAAACAGAGAATGTCAGAATTAGAAGAGGGAGAGCAACACAGAGAAAAAATGGAGAGAAACGAGAAAGTTCTTAAAAGTAGTTTAATGGACCTAGAAGAACAGTTAAATGAAAAAACCAAG ACAATTAAAGTCTTACAACAACGGTTAGCAGATATGAAAAAAACTCTTCAACGAGAATTAAGAGTACCATCATCGTCATTGGATAGTGATGTGGAACCCTCTGCAGCAATTCTCAAACCGAGTTCGTCAAAGACTGTCACTGCTAGACATAGTAATGCGAGAGACGATGATGTTAATTTTAAATACCTTAAGCATGTTCTCATAAAGTTCCTAACGAGTAGAGAATACGAG GCTCTTCATTTAACGAGAGCTGTCGCTACTTTACTACACTTTTCACCCGAAGAGGAGCGGTTACTTCAAGAAACCTTAGAATGGAAAATGTCGTGGTTTGGGACTCGGCCTAACTTGGGTTTTGGACAAACTGCTAAAGCTATACCACCCAGCTGA